The proteins below come from a single Lineus longissimus chromosome 5, tnLinLong1.2, whole genome shotgun sequence genomic window:
- the LOC135488148 gene encoding ras-related protein Rab-21-like, with the protein MSAASAGSNRNYSFKVVLLGEGCVGKTSLVLRYVENKFNDKHLSTLQASFLDKKLNIGGKRVKLAIWDTAGQERFHALGPIYYRDSNGAILVYDITDEDSFQKVKNWVKELRKMLGNDICLCIAGNKIDLEKDRHVSIEEAEAYAASVGAKHIHTSAKLNKGIEELFLDLSKRMIDTAGMDNGQGSMGRPTRRNVVTIVDDEPQSSGGGCCGGGS; encoded by the exons ATGTCGGCTGCCAGCGCTGGATCAAATAGAAATTACTCCTTCAAAGTTGTCCTGCTTGGAGAAGGTTGTGTTGGAAAAACATCACTggttttgagatatgttgaaaaTAAGTTCAATGATAAACATCTCAGTACATTACAG GCATCTTTTCTAGACAAAAAGCTGAACATTGGAGGCAAAAGAGTAAAGTTAGCCATATGG GATACGGCTGGACAGGAGAGATTCCATGCATTAGGACCTATATATTACAGAGACAGTAATGGTGCTATATTAGTGTACGATATCACTGATGAAGATTCCTTCCAAAAG GTTAAGAATTGGGTGAAGGAGCTTCGAAAGATGTTGGGGAATGATATCTGCTTGTGTATAGCTGGTAACAAAATAGATCTTGAAAAAGACCGCCATGTATCAATAGAGGAAGCTGAAGC GTATGCAGCTTCAGTAGGAgcaaaacacatccatacttcTGCCAAATTGAATAAAGGAATTGAAGAGTTATTTTTAGATTTAAGTAAAC GAATGATCGACACTGCCGGCATGGATAATGGACAAGGGTCAATGGGACGGCCAACACGAAGAAATGTCGTTACAATAGTAGATGATGAGCCGCAGTCGAGTGGAGGCGGATGCTGCGGGGGTGGCTCCTAA
- the LOC135487744 gene encoding uncharacterized protein LOC135487744, whose translation MTDLLNGEGATPAPKRATLDGCSGFGQLCSRRDYLAGAIAPSALDLLTRKDDYVPPEFPVALPSVEDAGRTPFGKEMKKKFFHLDDDWGTFLNHGAFGASLKPALDFAQAFQRYIDQQPLRFFDREMIPIMIDATRKIAEFLDIDPTDIVLIDNVTTAVNTVIKNINWSPGDKIFLLSTTYGAVKKLINYICDTTGAVLEEIQVTFPIVDKKQLIDYVSANLEAGTKLAIFDHIPSNTPFIMPLQEIIDICHERGVPVMVDGAHTIPNIPLNLTRLNPDYYIANCHKWLCCPKGCAILYVKKELQDSTRSLILSHGTGQGFNREFIWTGLKDYTSFFALHPVIDFWEAVGVERAREYMHGLAIKAAKLLTSKWNTEMFAPEDMIASMVCVELPEDLYQNCGAVEATTSQVVQDLLYYRYKIEVPMKAVQGILYVRISCHLHNVLDDYEKLADAVLDLTENRTLEKILKIKKTMAEVKMSQAQLPNKFPSISPRKPIHEATHTRRTNRSQRTNNSDGDDMTPSIHGRPGTPTSVMQHAPGVELPKLIHLNPLMDTDQRKPFGRAATTMTGVPKGYFNECLSIVPPPTLSPLPSHRHDGGFKPNQKTSSAKMQNMQGGMNIPLDDDNQVDYDLPYQGSYFKSSTVMRMYTIPRRHPEMFGSRDSLYYHKKKGVILHTDRYRWEEKNRVEKPVDEKSQRDRLEAEMEHIEKVKGMKRRLDSALPHRMQHDLLMGGKKMEFTERVDISGELSRLRAMVLPTDAKDLYLGRGIGTRLPKFHQINKPRGPPVPEPPASLSAPAILDRGNKLSLHSSRQPLPNLPSEQSLDRMFKRECTCIPLPTIPAQARVRKRQRRSVDDSNIKYGETQRKPPVPKLSDISTDIELLGSPTGVPKPNPTLTVNNIKFVSPARMEEAGSEVKPSWGKEDVDKTPIPGPPPTSDCSSMDTIDQFLNPWEDDAESDMEIDLPAEGGGATPRPPDKGAVTPRAEVSSSPMKAVTPNPLKFVDAGIAEEERDVLRETFKRLDTDADGHILYQQIKTQLPGTMTSAQEKYIKQVYDITSASTYFGVEEFYTMTALINKFKGLSGPVLEAFEKVDMTRIKERIVQYVELFQTVDRSGKGGISMESVEEIICQAMEKDKENDKNFLKQIFEVLKPDEEDNVNKLEFILHIPYFRSLEKPDTGSTRKST comes from the exons ATGACAGACTTGCTGAATGGTGAAGGAGCCACTCCAGCCCCTAAGAGAGCTACCCTGGATGGATGTTCAGGTTTTGGTCAGCTGTGCTCGAGGAGGGATTACTTAGCCGGTGCTATAGCTCCGTCTGCTCTAGATCTTCTCACAAGAAAG GATGACTATGTGCCCCCAGAGTTCCCAGTTGCTCTGCCATCAGTTGAGGATGCTGGTCGGACACCATTTGGGaaagaaatgaagaagaaattcTTCCACTTGGATGATGACTGGGGGACATTCCTCAACCATGGTGCTTTTGGTGCTTCCTTAAAACCTGCTCTAGACTTTGCTCAG GCATTTCAGCGCTATATTGACCAACAGCCATTAAGATTCTTTGATCGTGAAATGATACCCATAATGATAGATGCGACGAGAAAAATAGCAGAATTCTTGG ACATTGACCCAACTGATATTGTTCTGATAGACAACGTCACAACTGCTGTCAATActgtcatcaaaaacatcaattGGTCTCCGGGGGACAAGATTTTTCTCCTTAGTACAACCTATG GTGCTGTTAAAAAGTTGATTAACTACATCTGTGATACAACTGGTGCTGTACTGGAGGAGATCCAAGTGACATTCCCAATCGTTGATAAAAAGCAG ttgattGACTACGTAAGTGCTAACCTTGAGGCTGGGACCAAactcgccatctttgatcacaTTCCAAGTAATACTCCATTCATCATGCCGCTGCAAGAAATCATTGACATATGTCATGAAAG AGGTGTTCCAGTGATGGTAGATGGGGCCCACACCATTCCAAACATTCCCCTGAACTTGACTCGGCTTAACCCAGATTACTACATTGCGAATTGCCACAAATGGCTCTGCTGCCCAAAAGGATGTGCTATCTTGTATGTGAAGAAGGAACTGCAGGATTCAACACGATCTCTTATACTTTCACATGGAACTGGGCAAGGTTTTAACCGGGAGTTCATTTGGACAG GTTTGAAGGATTATACATCATTCTTTGCACTTCATCCTGTGATTGATTTTTGGGAGGCTGTTGGAGTGGAGAGGGCTAGGGAATACATGCATGGTCTTGCTATCAAAGCAG CAAAGCTTCTGACGTCCAAGTGGAACACTGAGATGTTTGCTCCTGAAGATATGATTG CCTCTATGGTGTGCGTTGAACTACCCGAAGACCTGTATCAAAACTGTGGTGCTGTTGAAGCGACAACATCTCAAGTTGTGCAGGATCTGTTGTATTATCGATACAAGATTGAG GTGCCGATGAAGGCTGTCCAAGGCATCTTGTACGTGAGGATTTCTTGTCATCTCCACAATGTCCTTGATGATTACGAAAAACTTGCAGATGCTGTTCTTGATTTGACAGAAAATAGAACATTAGAGAAAATACTCAAAATTAAAAA AACTATGGCAGAAGTAAAAATGTCACAGGCACAACTGCCAAATAAATTCCCCAGCATTTCACCTCGGAAACCAATCCATGAAGCTACGCACACCAGACGTACGAATCGTAGTCAGCGAACGAACAATTCAGATGGAGACGACATGACACCCAGTATCCACGGTCGCCCCGGTACACCAACCAGTGTGATGCAACATGCGCCTGGGGTGGAGTTGCCGAAATTAATCCATCTTAATCCTTTAATGGATACAGACCAACGAAAGCCATTTGGAAGG GCTGCAACCACCATGACCGGTGTACCAAAAGGATATTTCAATGAGTGTTTGAGCATTGTTCCTCCACCAACGCTCTCGCCCTTACCCTCCCATCGTCATGATGGTGGTTTCAAACCGAACCAAAAAACCAGTTCTGCAAAG ATGCAGAACATGCAAGGAGGAATGAACATCCCTCTGGATGATGATAATCAAGTTGATTATGATCTGCCATACCAAGGCTCCTATTTCAA GTCCTCTACAGTCATGCGTATGTACACAATCCCTCGACGGCACCCGGAGATGTTCGGTAGTCGAGACAGTTTATACTATCATAAAAAGAAAGGTGTAATCCTTCATACAGACCGATATCGATGGGAAGAAAAAAACAGGGTAGAAAAACCAGTTGATGAAAA GTCACAGCGGGATCGACTGGAAGCTGAAATGGAACATATAGAAAAGGTGAAGGGGATGAAGCGGCGACTGGACTCTGCCTTACCTCATCGCATGCAGCATGATTTACTGATGGGCGGGAAGAAAATGGAATTCACAGAAAG GGTTGACATAAGTGGTGAACTTTCTCGGTTACGTGCTATGGTGCTCCCAACAGATGCTAAAGATCTCTATTTAGGAAGAGGTATTGGAACTAGATTGCCAAA ATTTCACCAAATTAATAAACCACGAGGGCCTCCTGTTCCAGAGCCACCCG CTTCCCTCTCTGCACCTGCTATATTGGACCGAGGTAATAAGTTGTCGCTTCACAGTTCGCGCCAACCCCTCCCTAATCTACCATCAGAGCAAAGCTTAGATAGGATGTTTAAAcgtgagtgtacatgtatacctctGCCGACAATACCAGCACAGGCTAGAGTTAGAAAGCGTCAACGAAGATCAGTCGACGATAGCAACATAAAATATGGAGAAACTCAAAGAAAACCACCCGTGCCAAAGTTAAGCGACATATCTACTGACATAG AGTTACTAGGCAGTCCAACAG GTGTTCCTAAGCCTAATCCCACCTTAACTGTGAACAATATCAAGTTTGTGTCGCCAGCTCGGATGGAGGAGGCTGGAAGCGAAGTCAAACCCTCCTGGGGAAAAGAAGA TGTGGATAAGACGCCCATTCCTGGCCCGCCCCCTACGAG TGACTGTTCAAGTATGGATACAATTGATCAGTTTTTAAATCCATG GGAAGATGATGCAGAATCTGACATGGAGATAGATCTGCCTGCGGAGGGAGGTGGGGCTACCCCTCGACCACCGGACAAGGGGGCCGTCACACCCCGTGCAGAAGTCTCATCCAGTCCCATGAAGGCAGTGACGCCTAATCCACTTAAGTTTGTTGACGCTGGCATAGCTGAGGAAGAGAGGGATGTGTTGAGGGAAACGTTTAAACGACTTGATACAGATGCGGACGG TCATATCCTGTACCAACAAATAAAAACGCAGTTACCAGGTACAATGACATCTGCTCAGGAAAAATATATAAAACAG GTGTATGACATTACAAGTGCCAGTACATACTTCGGAGTGGAAGAGTTCTACACGATGACAGCTCTCATCAATAAGTTCAAAGGACTAAGCGGTCCTGTGCTTGAGGCATTTGAAAAGGTTGATATGACAAGAATAAAGGAGCGGATTGTACAGTATGTC GAATTGTTCCAGACTGTAGATCGGTCGGGCAAGGGTGGCATATCAATGGAGTCAGTGGAAGAGATCATTTGTCAAGCTATGGAAAAGGATAAGGAGAATGATAAGAACTTCTTAAAGCAAATATTTGAGGTTTTGAAGCCA GATGAAGAGGATAATGTGAATAAACTCGAGTTCATCCTTCATATACCATATTTCCGTTCCCTGGAGAAGCCAGACACGGGGAGCACAAGGAAATCaacttga